The Fusobacterium pseudoperiodonticum DNA window GGATGCTTGGAGAGGTTTTAAAAGTGGTGATTGGCAAAATAATATCAATGTAAGTGATTTTATTAAACATAACTACACAGAGTATACAGGTGACGAAGCCTTCTTAGAAGGACCAACTGAAAATACTAAAAAACTTTGGGATATTTTAAGTGGAATGTTAAAGATTGAAAGAGAAAAGGGAATCTATGATGCTGAAACTAAAATTCCTTCAAAAATTGATGCTTATGGAGCAGGATATATTGATAAGGATTTAGAAACAATAGTAGGTTTACAAACAGATGCTCCTTTAAAAAGAGCTATATTCCCAAATGGTGGATTAAGAATGGTTGAAAATTCTTTAGAAGCTTTTGGATATAAATTAGATCCAACTACTAAAGAAATCTATGAAAAATATAGAAAAAGTCACAATGCTGGAGTTTTCTCTGCTTATACACCTGCAATTAAAGCTGCAAGACATACAGGAATCATAACTGGTCTTCCTGATGCTTATGGAAGAGGAAGAATCATAGGAGACTACAGAAGAGTTGCTCTTTATGGAGTAGATAGACTTATAGCAGAAAGAAAAAGAGAATTTGATGCTTATGATCCTGCTGAAATGACAGAAGATGTTATTAGAGATAGAGAAGAAATGTTTGAACAATTAGAAGCATTAAAAGCTTTAAAGAGGATGGCTGCGGCATATGGTTTTGATATTGGAAGACCTGCCGAAACTGCTCAAGAAGCTGTCCAATGGACTTATTTTGGTTACTTAGGAGCTATTAAAGACCAAAATGGAGCTGCAATGAGTTTAGGAAAAACAGCTGGTTTCTTAGATGTATATATAGAAAGAGATTTAAAAGAAGGAAGAATCACTGAAAGAGATGCACAAGAATTTATAGATCATTTCATTATGAAACTTAGAATCGTTAGATTCTTAAGAACTCCTGAATATGATCAATTATTCTCTGGAGATCCAGTATGGGTAACTGAATCAATAGGTGGAATGAATAATGAAGGTAGATCTTGGGTAACAAAAAATGCTTTTAGATACTTAAATACATTATATAACTTAGGAACTGCTCCTGAACCAAACTTAACAATTTTATGGAGTGAAAGATTACCAGAAAACTGGAAAAGATTCTGTTCTAAAGTTTCAATAGATACATCTTCTTTACAATATGAAAATGATGATATCATGAGACCTCAATTTGGAGAAGACTATGGAATAGCTTGTTGTGTATCTCCTATGGCTATAGGAAAACAAATGCAATTCTTCGGAGCAAGAGCTAACTTACCTAAAGCATTACTTTATGCTATAAACGGTGGTAAAGATGAATTAAAGAAGGAACAAGTTACACCAGCTGGAGAATTTGAAAAAATTACTTCTGAATACTTAGATTTTGATGAAGTTTGGGAA harbors:
- the pflB gene encoding formate C-acetyltransferase, giving the protein MDAWRGFKSGDWQNNINVSDFIKHNYTEYTGDEAFLEGPTENTKKLWDILSGMLKIEREKGIYDAETKIPSKIDAYGAGYIDKDLETIVGLQTDAPLKRAIFPNGGLRMVENSLEAFGYKLDPTTKEIYEKYRKSHNAGVFSAYTPAIKAARHTGIITGLPDAYGRGRIIGDYRRVALYGVDRLIAERKREFDAYDPAEMTEDVIRDREEMFEQLEALKALKRMAAAYGFDIGRPAETAQEAVQWTYFGYLGAIKDQNGAAMSLGKTAGFLDVYIERDLKEGRITERDAQEFIDHFIMKLRIVRFLRTPEYDQLFSGDPVWVTESIGGMNNEGRSWVTKNAFRYLNTLYNLGTAPEPNLTILWSERLPENWKRFCSKVSIDTSSLQYENDDIMRPQFGEDYGIACCVSPMAIGKQMQFFGARANLPKALLYAINGGKDELKKEQVTPAGEFEKITSEYLDFDEVWEKYDKMLTWLASTYVKALNIIHYMHDKYSYEALEMALHSLDIKRTEACGIAGLSIVADSLAAIKYGKVRVIRDEDGDAVDYVVEQPYVPFGNNDDRTDELAVKVVRTFMNKIRSHKMYRDAEPTQSVLTITSNVVYGKKTGNTPDGRRAGAPFGPGANPMHGRDTKGAVASLASVAKLPFEDANDGISYTFAITPETLGKTDDEKKNNLVGLLDGYFKQTGHHLNVNVFGRELLEDAMEHPENYPQLTIRVSGYAVNFIKLTKEQQLDVINRTISSKM